The Desulfomicrobium orale DSM 12838 genome includes a window with the following:
- a CDS encoding CoB--CoM heterodisulfide reductase iron-sulfur subunit B family protein, with the protein MSKIAYYPGCSGQGTSVEYDRSTRAVCQALGVELVDVPDWSCCGSTPAHTVNHVLSAALSARNLAQVESLGLDKVGTPCPSCLTNLRTAAHKMEDPQFRDKSNALLDMPCRNTVDVQSMLQVLTENVDLEALKARVVNPLTGIKVACYYGCIMNRPPELMKFDHHENPMAMDNLMAALGAEVVPFPLKVECCGASFGIPRRDIVMRLSGKLLDSARGFGADALVTACPLCQMNLDMRQGQINDALHEDFKLPVFYYTQLLGYALGLDRATLGFEKLCVDPRLVLGKIKQPAQAR; encoded by the coding sequence ATGTCTAAAATCGCCTACTATCCCGGATGTTCCGGTCAGGGGACATCAGTGGAATATGACCGGTCCACGCGAGCCGTATGCCAGGCCCTCGGAGTGGAGCTGGTCGATGTGCCGGACTGGAGCTGTTGCGGTTCAACTCCGGCGCACACGGTCAATCATGTGCTTTCGGCGGCGCTGTCGGCCCGGAATCTGGCTCAGGTGGAGTCTCTGGGGCTGGACAAGGTGGGCACGCCCTGTCCGAGCTGTCTGACCAACCTGCGGACTGCGGCGCATAAGATGGAAGATCCGCAGTTCCGGGACAAATCCAACGCGCTGCTGGACATGCCGTGCCGGAATACGGTCGATGTCCAGTCCATGCTGCAGGTGCTGACCGAAAACGTGGACCTGGAAGCCCTGAAGGCCCGGGTGGTTAACCCTCTGACCGGCATCAAGGTGGCCTGCTATTACGGCTGCATCATGAACCGGCCTCCGGAGCTCATGAAGTTCGATCACCATGAGAATCCCATGGCCATGGACAATCTGATGGCGGCTCTGGGCGCGGAGGTGGTGCCTTTTCCGCTGAAAGTGGAATGCTGCGGCGCTTCTTTCGGCATTCCGCGTAGGGATATCGTCATGCGGCTTTCGGGCAAGCTGCTGGATTCGGCCCGCGGCTTCGGTGCCGACGCCCTCGTGACCGCATGTCCCTTGTGCCAGATGAACCTGGACATGCGGCAGGGCCAGATCAACGACGCTCTGCATGAGGATTTCAAGCTTCCGGTTTTCTACTACACCCAACTTCTTGGTTACGCCCTGGGGCTGGACCGCGCGACGCTCGGCTTCGAGAAACTGTGTGTGGATCCGCGCCTGGTGCTGGGAAAAATCAAGCAGCCGGCGCAGGCCAGGTAG
- a CDS encoding 4Fe-4S dicluster domain-containing protein — protein sequence MERFITLENLIRLAEELAANHRVLAPVVTGGIVTFRRFQPGMTIDLSRMAAVSPKAATFPQTETLLTVRREHEDQKPELQEVLPQGQNVVIGCRPCGARGKLVFDPVYETDKIKDPYYLQRRNNTVFLTLTCDRPETTCFCHSVGGGPADPAGSDVLLTLVEGGYVARSVTPRGEDILKTAVFEDAGDRGKTADEKQAAARALMGEAHDYTTAPARLLARFDDMDFWRAQSDKCISCGACTYMCPTCYCFNITDDDLGLASRRIRTWDNCMSHTFTLEGSGHNPRSTKAHRLKNRVGHKFSYYPDLHKGFIACCGCGRCIKQCPSGVDIRQIVKDAQEYSE from the coding sequence ATGGAACGATTCATCACTCTAGAAAATCTGATCCGTCTGGCCGAGGAACTGGCCGCGAATCACCGCGTGCTGGCTCCGGTGGTCACGGGCGGCATCGTGACCTTCCGCCGGTTCCAGCCGGGGATGACCATCGATCTGTCCCGGATGGCCGCCGTGTCACCCAAGGCGGCCACTTTTCCCCAGACCGAAACCCTGCTCACGGTCCGCCGCGAGCACGAGGACCAGAAACCGGAATTGCAGGAAGTTCTGCCTCAGGGGCAGAATGTGGTCATCGGCTGCCGTCCGTGCGGAGCACGGGGCAAGCTGGTGTTCGACCCCGTGTACGAGACGGACAAGATCAAAGACCCGTACTATCTCCAGCGCCGGAACAACACGGTTTTTCTGACCCTGACCTGTGACCGCCCCGAAACCACCTGTTTCTGTCACAGCGTAGGCGGCGGTCCGGCCGATCCGGCGGGTTCCGACGTGCTGCTGACGCTGGTTGAGGGCGGCTACGTGGCGCGTTCCGTCACGCCTCGGGGCGAGGACATTCTGAAGACGGCCGTGTTCGAGGACGCCGGAGACCGGGGCAAGACCGCCGATGAAAAACAGGCAGCGGCACGTGCACTCATGGGCGAGGCCCACGACTATACGACGGCTCCGGCCAGACTGTTGGCCCGCTTTGACGACATGGACTTCTGGCGGGCCCAGTCCGACAAGTGCATTTCCTGCGGGGCATGCACATATATGTGTCCCACCTGTTATTGCTTCAACATTACCGACGACGACCTGGGGCTGGCCAGCCGCCGCATCCGGACCTGGGACAACTGCATGTCCCACACCTTCACTCTGGAAGGCAGCGGGCACAATCCGCGTTCGACCAAGGCGCACCGGCTGAAGAACCGCGTCGGCCACAAGTTCAGCTACTACCCGGATCTGCACAAGGGCTTCATCGCCTGCTGTGGATGCGGACGGTGCATCAAGCAGTGCCCCTCCGGAGTGGACATCCGCCAGATCGTGAAAGACGCACAGGAGTATTCGGAATGA
- a CDS encoding glucokinase, whose product MARILAADLGGTTSRFGCFETGGHEPRLVESRRIASGTVRSFPELLAALAASGFALSPMEADVVALAVAGVVRDSVFCQLTNATWSVDLRAPGLGLPVERTVLMNDFVAQAFGCRTSIIGSSALLVQYGRQAGGAVAVMGAGTGFGQCALIEEKGRLRALPSEGGHAPLAFVTPHEFELSRFIARKTGHSHAFGDTVLSGRGLSLVHEFLTGRGLEPAEAAAEAGPGTETAAWFARLYGRACRSYVLHVLARGGLDICGGVAAKNPHFVTSREFLEEFTDCPAYGDLLASIPVRLITHPDTGLLGAAAYGAMLLDEGRISGWSSPGCSYPGNMKEARSV is encoded by the coding sequence ATGGCCCGTATATTGGCGGCGGATTTGGGCGGCACGACCAGCCGTTTCGGATGTTTCGAGACCGGCGGCCATGAGCCGCGTCTGGTGGAGAGCCGCCGGATAGCCAGCGGCACGGTCCGCTCATTTCCCGAACTGCTGGCCGCCCTCGCCGCGTCGGGTTTTGCCCTGTCTCCGATGGAGGCCGATGTTGTGGCTCTGGCCGTGGCGGGCGTCGTGCGGGACAGTGTGTTCTGTCAGTTGACCAATGCCACCTGGAGTGTGGATTTGCGGGCTCCGGGGCTTGGTCTGCCGGTGGAGAGAACTGTTCTGATGAACGATTTCGTGGCTCAGGCCTTTGGCTGCCGGACATCCATCATCGGAAGCTCGGCGCTTTTGGTACAGTACGGGCGGCAGGCAGGCGGTGCCGTGGCCGTGATGGGTGCGGGCACGGGCTTCGGGCAGTGCGCCCTGATCGAAGAAAAGGGAAGGCTGCGGGCGCTTCCCTCGGAGGGCGGGCACGCACCCCTGGCCTTTGTAACGCCGCACGAGTTTGAATTGTCCCGGTTTATTGCCCGAAAAACGGGTCATTCCCATGCGTTTGGCGATACGGTGCTCTCGGGGCGGGGGCTCTCTCTGGTACATGAATTTTTGACGGGCAGAGGCCTCGAACCGGCCGAAGCCGCCGCCGAGGCCGGGCCAGGCACGGAAACGGCGGCCTGGTTCGCCCGCCTGTATGGCCGGGCCTGCAGGAGCTATGTGCTGCATGTTCTGGCGCGGGGCGGGTTGGACATCTGCGGAGGAGTGGCCGCCAAAAATCCGCATTTCGTGACCAGCCGGGAGTTTCTGGAAGAGTTTACGGACTGCCCGGCCTATGGCGATCTGCTGGCGTCCATCCCCGTACGTCTGATAACTCACCCGGATACCGGCCTGCTGGGCGCCGCCGCATATGGAGCCATGCTGCTGGACGAAGGCCGGATTTCGGGCTGGTCTTCTCCGGGTTGTTCATATCCGGGAAATATGAAGGAGGCCAGGTCCGTATGA
- a CDS encoding FAD/NAD(P)-binding protein — MSANPYLPDMATVVEVIEETSNIKTFRVVLNDEQRMKEFSFEPGQVGQLSVFGAGESTFVINSSPTRMDYLQFSVMRVGEVTNRLHQLRPGDQIGVRAPLGNAFPVKELEGKNIIFIGGGIGMAPLRTLFVYMLDNRKKYKDITLLYGARTPDDLSYRAELPEWTGRKDVNVVLTVDNPAEGWEHKVGLIPNVLLEMKPSPKNTVAVTCGPPIMIKFTLQALKKLGFEDENIITTLEKRMKCGVGICGRCNIGTKYVCIDGPVFTYAQLKELPSEL; from the coding sequence ATGAGCGCCAATCCTTATCTCCCGGACATGGCCACTGTTGTGGAGGTGATCGAGGAGACCAGCAATATCAAAACGTTCCGCGTGGTGCTGAACGACGAGCAGCGCATGAAGGAATTTTCCTTCGAGCCCGGGCAGGTGGGGCAGCTTTCGGTCTTCGGCGCGGGCGAGTCCACTTTCGTCATCAACTCTTCACCGACCCGCATGGATTATCTGCAATTCAGCGTCATGCGCGTGGGCGAGGTCACAAACCGCCTTCACCAGCTCCGGCCCGGAGACCAGATCGGTGTACGTGCCCCGCTGGGCAACGCCTTCCCGGTAAAGGAGCTGGAAGGCAAGAACATCATCTTCATCGGCGGCGGTATCGGCATGGCGCCCCTGCGCACCCTGTTCGTGTACATGCTCGACAACCGCAAGAAGTATAAGGACATCACCCTGCTGTATGGCGCGCGTACTCCGGATGATCTGAGCTACAGAGCGGAACTGCCCGAATGGACCGGCCGCAAGGACGTGAACGTGGTGCTGACCGTCGATAACCCGGCCGAAGGCTGGGAGCACAAGGTGGGACTCATTCCCAACGTGCTTCTGGAGATGAAGCCTTCACCCAAGAACACGGTGGCCGTGACCTGCGGCCCGCCCATCATGATCAAATTCACACTTCAAGCCCTCAAGAAGCTGGGTTTCGAGGACGAGAACATCATCACCACTCTGGAAAAACGCATGAAATGCGGGGTGGGCATCTGTGGACGGTGTAACATCGGTACCAAGTACGTCTGTATCGACGGGCCGGTTTTCACCTACGCCCAGCTCAAGGAACTGCCGTCGGAACTGTAG
- a CDS encoding CoB--CoM heterodisulfide reductase iron-sulfur subunit A family protein: MRIGVFICHCGSNIAGTVDCPSVAAAASRFPDVVYATDTMYACSEPGQDGIIQAIKEKNLDGVVVASCTPRMHEPTFRRAVERAGLNRYMFEMANIREHVSWIGKMKDLNTGKAAELVRMAVEKLRRNRPLVAKRFETVKRVLVIGGGVAGIQAALDCADGGQEVVMVERDQSIGGKMAKLDKTFPTVDCSCCVLGPKMVDVAQHPNITLYACSEVESVSGYVGNFQISIRKKATYVDWDKCTGCGLCTEKCPSRKQPDPFNENLCTAPAINIPFPQAIPKKAAINPAACTKIQKGKCGVCAKICPVKCIDYEQQDEIITVDVGAVVIATGYDLFDWHKYPQYGEGRYPDVITSMQYERMLSASGPTGGHVKRPSDGKEPKNVVFIQCVGSRDKSVDRPYCSGFCCMYTAKQAILTKDHIPDSQSYVFYMDIRSPGKMYDEFTRRAMEEYGAQYVRGRVAMIYPQGDKLMVRGADTLAGTQVEVPADLVVLAVGAEAAHGAVQLGEKLRVAPDQYGFFVESHPKLKPVETNTAGVYLAGACQGPKDIPASVGQGSAAAAKVLGLLSKKELESDPAVSRVNVARCVGCGKCIRTCPFGAIKEVADRSGNPKAEVIDTVCQGCGICTVTCPQGAIQLEHFTDNQILAEVNALCPPKIFVSYE, translated from the coding sequence ATGCGAATTGGCGTTTTCATCTGCCACTGCGGCAGTAACATCGCCGGCACGGTGGACTGTCCGTCCGTGGCGGCCGCAGCTTCCAGGTTTCCCGACGTGGTGTACGCCACGGACACCATGTACGCCTGTTCCGAACCCGGGCAGGACGGCATCATTCAGGCCATCAAGGAGAAGAATCTGGACGGCGTGGTGGTGGCCTCGTGTACGCCGCGCATGCACGAGCCTACGTTCCGCCGGGCCGTGGAGCGCGCGGGCCTGAACCGCTACATGTTTGAGATGGCCAATATCCGCGAGCACGTCTCGTGGATCGGCAAAATGAAGGACTTGAATACCGGCAAGGCCGCCGAACTGGTGCGCATGGCCGTGGAGAAACTGCGCCGCAACCGGCCGCTGGTGGCCAAACGCTTCGAAACCGTGAAACGCGTGCTGGTCATCGGCGGCGGCGTGGCCGGCATTCAGGCCGCTCTGGACTGCGCCGACGGCGGTCAGGAAGTGGTCATGGTCGAGCGGGATCAGAGCATCGGCGGCAAGATGGCCAAGCTGGACAAGACATTCCCCACAGTGGACTGCTCCTGTTGTGTGCTCGGTCCCAAGATGGTGGATGTGGCCCAGCATCCGAACATCACTCTGTACGCCTGCTCCGAAGTGGAGAGCGTGAGCGGCTATGTGGGCAACTTCCAGATATCCATCCGCAAGAAAGCCACATATGTGGACTGGGACAAGTGCACGGGTTGCGGACTGTGCACGGAGAAATGTCCCAGCCGCAAGCAGCCGGACCCTTTCAACGAAAATCTGTGCACCGCACCGGCCATCAACATTCCCTTCCCGCAGGCCATCCCCAAGAAGGCGGCCATCAATCCCGCCGCCTGCACCAAGATCCAGAAAGGCAAGTGCGGCGTGTGCGCCAAGATATGTCCCGTCAAGTGCATCGACTACGAGCAGCAGGACGAGATCATCACCGTGGATGTGGGCGCGGTGGTCATCGCCACGGGCTATGACCTCTTCGACTGGCACAAGTATCCGCAGTACGGAGAGGGCCGCTACCCCGACGTCATCACCAGTATGCAGTACGAGCGCATGCTGTCGGCCTCCGGTCCCACCGGCGGGCACGTCAAGCGTCCGTCCGACGGGAAGGAGCCGAAGAACGTGGTCTTCATCCAGTGCGTCGGGTCCCGGGACAAATCCGTGGACCGGCCCTACTGTTCCGGCTTCTGCTGCATGTATACGGCCAAGCAGGCCATCCTGACCAAGGATCACATCCCTGACTCCCAGTCCTATGTCTTTTATATGGACATCCGTTCGCCCGGGAAAATGTACGACGAGTTCACCCGCCGGGCCATGGAGGAATACGGCGCCCAGTACGTGCGCGGCCGCGTGGCCATGATCTATCCTCAGGGAGACAAGCTGATGGTGCGCGGAGCCGACACTCTGGCCGGAACGCAGGTGGAAGTGCCGGCGGACCTTGTGGTTCTGGCCGTGGGAGCCGAGGCCGCCCATGGCGCGGTGCAACTGGGCGAGAAGCTGCGCGTGGCCCCGGACCAGTACGGCTTTTTCGTGGAGAGCCACCCCAAGCTCAAGCCCGTGGAAACCAACACGGCGGGCGTCTATCTGGCCGGAGCGTGCCAGGGACCCAAGGACATCCCCGCGTCCGTGGGGCAGGGCAGTGCCGCCGCGGCCAAGGTGCTTGGCCTTCTGTCCAAGAAGGAGCTGGAATCCGACCCGGCCGTGTCCAGAGTCAACGTGGCCCGCTGCGTGGGTTGCGGCAAGTGCATCAGGACCTGCCCGTTCGGAGCCATCAAGGAAGTGGCGGACCGCTCCGGAAACCCCAAGGCCGAGGTCATCGACACGGTCTGCCAGGGCTGCGGCATCTGCACCGTGACCTGCCCGCAGGGAGCCATCCAGCTTGAACATTTCACCGATAACCAGATCCTTGCGGAGGTGAACGCCTTATGTCCGCCCAAGATATTCGTGAGCTACGAATAG
- a CDS encoding ferritin-like domain-containing protein, translating to MAGIFKATDILLAAQEIETRGEVFYNRLVETTTDPELKKMFSFLAREETKHREIFRRLYERVGEVELPAWAEEGEYVDYLAFLLDSHTLFRLGDVDNLRKFMGTPKEAIETAMGFEKDTILFFLEMLEFVPEGEKRYVRDCAEEERKHLRLLAGMLKK from the coding sequence ATGGCAGGAATATTCAAGGCCACGGACATACTTCTGGCTGCGCAGGAAATCGAGACCAGAGGCGAAGTTTTCTATAATCGTCTGGTGGAAACCACCACGGACCCCGAATTGAAAAAGATGTTCTCCTTTCTGGCGCGGGAGGAAACCAAGCACCGCGAGATTTTCCGCAGGTTGTACGAGCGCGTGGGCGAGGTCGAGCTTCCGGCCTGGGCTGAAGAGGGCGAATACGTGGATTACCTCGCATTTCTTCTGGATTCGCACACCCTGTTCCGTCTGGGCGATGTGGATAATCTCAGAAAATTCATGGGTACGCCCAAAGAAGCCATTGAAACGGCCATGGGCTTCGAGAAGGATACCATTTTGTTTTTTCTGGAAATGCTCGAATTCGTACCCGAAGGAGAGAAGCGCTATGTCAGGGATTGCGCCGAAGAAGAGCGCAAACACCTGCGTCTTCTGGCTGGCATGCTGAAAAAATAG
- a CDS encoding Coenzyme F420 hydrogenase/dehydrogenase, beta subunit C-terminal domain: protein MSQLDDLKSAIKSRLGELECVIGWGAGYDPLHATPLFIRSEADLDRLVIGPLAVHNLATFLTAFKGKKVGVVVKGCDSKSVIELLNENLIKRDDVVIFGLCCEGVVSHFKIREALPVDPGFVEAVTVKGGELEITAAGQTVKLKMDEVKADKCRVCRHPNALLSDVLIGEEQGASSAGLACQEEFEAKSDEEKFAFWQETMSRCIRCYACRNACPMCVCRDFCIATSRDPLWLGQDNSPAENFMFQMIHVSHLAGRCTECGECERACPVDIPLMLLRRHMNKQVKEVFEHEAGTTLDQTPPLFTFKVEEDRIHERDW from the coding sequence ATGTCCCAATTGGACGATCTCAAATCAGCCATCAAAAGCCGTCTGGGCGAGCTGGAGTGCGTCATCGGCTGGGGCGCGGGGTACGATCCCCTGCACGCCACGCCGCTTTTCATCCGCTCCGAGGCCGACCTGGACAGGCTCGTTATCGGTCCTCTGGCCGTGCATAATCTGGCTACGTTTCTGACCGCCTTCAAAGGCAAGAAGGTCGGCGTGGTGGTCAAGGGGTGCGACAGCAAAAGCGTGATCGAACTGCTGAACGAAAACCTGATCAAGCGCGATGATGTGGTCATCTTCGGTCTGTGCTGTGAGGGCGTGGTCAGCCATTTCAAAATCCGGGAAGCTCTGCCTGTCGATCCCGGATTCGTGGAAGCCGTGACCGTGAAAGGCGGCGAGCTTGAAATCACGGCCGCAGGGCAGACGGTGAAGCTTAAAATGGACGAAGTGAAGGCCGACAAGTGCCGCGTGTGCAGGCATCCCAACGCGCTGCTTTCCGATGTGCTCATCGGCGAGGAGCAGGGGGCTTCCTCGGCCGGTCTGGCCTGCCAGGAAGAATTCGAAGCCAAGTCCGACGAAGAGAAATTCGCCTTCTGGCAGGAAACCATGAGTCGGTGCATTCGCTGCTACGCCTGCCGCAACGCCTGTCCCATGTGCGTATGCCGGGATTTCTGCATCGCCACCAGCCGTGATCCGCTGTGGCTCGGGCAGGATAATTCTCCGGCCGAGAACTTCATGTTCCAGATGATCCATGTGTCCCATCTGGCCGGCCGCTGTACGGAATGCGGCGAATGCGAACGCGCCTGCCCTGTGGACATCCCGCTCATGCTCCTGCGCCGGCATATGAACAAGCAGGTCAAGGAAGTGTTTGAGCACGAGGCGGGCACGACCCTGGATCAGACACCGCCCCTCTTCACCTTCAAGGTCGAGGAAGACCGCATCCACGAGAGAGACTGGTAA
- a CDS encoding hydrogenase iron-sulfur subunit gives MSAQDIRELRIVGFLCNWCSYGGADTAGVGRFTQPTDLRIIRVPCSGRIDPLFVVRALLNGADGVLVSGCHPRDCHYAEGNYYARRRLEMLKRFLPITGIDARRFEYTWVSASEGQRWQLVVTEFTRRIHELGPAPSFNPATEAEWNNLAAQAAQGQGCPCHG, from the coding sequence ATGTCCGCCCAAGATATTCGTGAGCTACGAATAGTAGGCTTTTTGTGTAACTGGTGCTCCTACGGCGGTGCGGACACGGCGGGAGTGGGGCGGTTCACCCAGCCCACGGATCTGCGCATCATCCGCGTACCCTGCTCGGGCCGCATCGATCCGCTTTTCGTCGTGCGCGCCTTGCTGAACGGAGCCGACGGCGTGTTGGTGTCCGGCTGTCACCCGCGCGACTGCCATTATGCCGAAGGCAATTACTATGCCCGGCGCAGACTGGAGATGCTCAAGCGCTTCCTGCCCATTACCGGCATCGACGCCAGGCGTTTCGAATACACCTGGGTTTCGGCCTCGGAAGGGCAGCGCTGGCAGCTTGTGGTCACGGAATTCACGCGCCGTATCCATGAGCTGGGCCCCGCGCCCAGCTTCAATCCGGCAACGGAAGCGGAATGGAACAATCTGGCCGCTCAGGCGGCGCAGGGGCAGGGCTGCCCCTGTCACGGATAG
- a CDS encoding 4Fe-4S dicluster domain-containing protein produces the protein MQIFDLAAADRDFIAEVEARSHQNVKTCYQCGNCTAGCPYTFAYDHPVSQIMRMVQAGQREAVLKSRSLWLCGSCQSCSTRCPNKIDVARIMDVCRHMAREGGYVTERAVKVFADSFLNSVERFGRAYELGLMVEYMARSGRVFTDVDLAPQVLTRGKLPFKPHPIQGREQVARIFERFRKGGANV, from the coding sequence ATGCAAATCTTTGATCTTGCCGCGGCTGACCGGGATTTCATCGCCGAAGTGGAGGCCCGCAGCCATCAGAATGTGAAAACGTGCTACCAGTGCGGCAACTGTACGGCCGGATGTCCGTACACTTTTGCCTACGATCATCCGGTCAGTCAGATCATGCGGATGGTGCAGGCCGGCCAGCGGGAGGCGGTGCTGAAAAGCCGGTCGCTCTGGCTGTGCGGCTCCTGTCAGTCCTGTTCGACGCGCTGTCCCAACAAGATCGACGTGGCCCGGATAATGGACGTCTGTCGGCATATGGCCAGAGAAGGGGGATATGTCACGGAGCGGGCGGTGAAGGTCTTTGCCGACTCTTTCCTGAATTCCGTGGAACGTTTCGGTCGCGCTTATGAGCTGGGGCTCATGGTCGAGTACATGGCCCGTTCCGGCCGGGTTTTCACCGACGTGGATCTGGCCCCGCAGGTGCTCACGCGCGGCAAGCTGCCTTTCAAGCCGCATCCCATTCAGGGACGGGAACAGGTGGCCCGCATTTTCGAGCGGTTCCGCAAAGGAGGAGCCAATGTCTAA
- the phnX gene encoding phosphonoacetaldehyde hydrolase, translating into MTHSPESPFTCLRGVVLDWAGTAVDFGCQGPVRAFMDGFAAESVPVAAAEAREPMGRDKRDHVAAMFAMPRIAGAWVARYGRAPEEEDIDRVYDRVETLMNGAIREFSVPIPGVTDMIFRLRELGLRIGSCTGYPDSVAVPLAERAGELGYTPDVLVCASDVARSRPWPDMCLRVLSLLGIEEAWRAVKIGDTVNDVLEGVAAGMWVIGVTLSGSMAGLSEEEVNRLSEEKRQALHKNIASELAKAGAHFSVPGVASAMPVLRRIDALCREGCSPVDTPPDLM; encoded by the coding sequence ATGACGCATTCACCTGAATCTCCATTTACCTGTTTGCGGGGAGTTGTTCTGGACTGGGCGGGAACGGCCGTAGACTTTGGCTGTCAGGGACCGGTCCGGGCCTTTATGGACGGCTTCGCGGCGGAATCGGTGCCCGTCGCGGCGGCCGAGGCCCGTGAACCCATGGGACGGGACAAGCGGGACCATGTGGCGGCCATGTTCGCCATGCCGCGCATTGCCGGAGCCTGGGTCGCAAGGTACGGCAGAGCGCCGGAAGAAGAGGACATCGACCGGGTCTATGACCGGGTCGAGACCCTGATGAACGGCGCCATCCGGGAATTCAGCGTGCCCATTCCCGGCGTGACGGACATGATCTTCCGTTTGCGGGAGCTCGGCCTGCGCATCGGTTCCTGTACCGGATATCCAGATTCTGTGGCGGTGCCGCTGGCGGAGCGGGCCGGGGAGCTCGGCTACACGCCGGACGTGCTGGTCTGCGCTTCCGATGTCGCCCGCAGCCGCCCATGGCCGGACATGTGTCTGCGCGTTCTGTCCCTGCTGGGAATAGAAGAGGCGTGGCGCGCGGTGAAAATCGGGGACACGGTCAACGATGTGCTGGAGGGTGTGGCCGCCGGGATGTGGGTCATCGGCGTCACCCTGTCGGGCAGCATGGCCGGACTGAGCGAGGAGGAAGTGAACCGTCTGTCCGAAGAGAAGAGGCAGGCGCTGCACAAAAACATCGCATCCGAACTGGCGAAGGCCGGGGCCCATTTTTCGGTTCCCGGCGTTGCTTCGGCCATGCCGGTCCTGCGGCGGATCGATGCCCTGTGCCGGGAGGGCTGCAGTCCTGTGGATACACCTCCCGATCTGATGTGA
- a CDS encoding TRAP transporter substrate-binding protein, producing MVRFFLFLMTAFLLSAPSVWAAPKTVLKIALGDPEGSEMGIVGEMFKKYVAEKSNGEIEVQTFYSGSLGDETETIHNVRRGTLALSCVGIANTVPFVKQLGILNLPYLFENLDEVVKATNGKSAEILNTYAEKAGFRVLAWTYTGFRYISNSKRPITKMADIKGLKIRVPQSTVLLATYKAWDASPVFIPWSETFVALQDGVVDGQCYGYIGFRAMKFQKARQKYITEVHHVYQLQPLIMSERVFQKMTPEQRQLMIDAGKAAQEAVLAYQKEESAKAKEDLIEAGVKISMLEDESVWKKTAMEEVWPKLADFVGGKDTINAYLASFGKPEWKP from the coding sequence ATGGTACGTTTTTTTCTGTTTTTGATGACTGCATTTCTGCTGAGCGCGCCGTCTGTCTGGGCTGCTCCGAAGACAGTGCTGAAGATAGCCTTGGGAGATCCCGAGGGTTCGGAAATGGGGATCGTGGGCGAAATGTTCAAAAAATATGTGGCTGAAAAATCCAACGGCGAAATCGAGGTCCAGACTTTTTATTCCGGTTCGCTGGGGGACGAGACCGAAACCATCCATAATGTGCGCCGCGGCACTCTGGCTCTGAGTTGCGTGGGCATTGCCAATACCGTGCCTTTCGTTAAACAGCTGGGCATTCTGAACCTGCCCTACCTGTTCGAGAATCTGGATGAAGTGGTCAAAGCGACTAACGGCAAATCTGCCGAAATTCTCAATACCTATGCGGAGAAGGCCGGTTTTCGGGTACTGGCCTGGACCTACACCGGTTTCCGTTATATATCCAACTCCAAACGACCCATCACCAAAATGGCCGATATTAAGGGGCTGAAAATCCGTGTGCCGCAGAGCACCGTTCTGCTGGCCACGTACAAGGCCTGGGACGCAAGCCCGGTGTTCATTCCCTGGTCCGAGACCTTCGTGGCTCTGCAGGACGGTGTCGTGGACGGTCAGTGCTACGGCTACATCGGTTTCCGGGCCATGAAGTTTCAGAAGGCCAGACAGAAATACATTACCGAAGTGCATCATGTTTATCAGTTGCAGCCCTTGATCATGAGCGAGCGCGTGTTCCAGAAAATGACTCCGGAACAGCGGCAGCTGATGATCGACGCAGGCAAGGCCGCCCAGGAAGCCGTGCTCGCGTACCAGAAGGAAGAGTCCGCCAAGGCCAAGGAAGACCTGATCGAGGCCGGGGTGAAGATTTCCATGCTGGAGGACGAGTCCGTCTGGAAGAAGACCGCCATGGAGGAGGTGTGGCCGAAACTGGCAGACTTTGTGGGCGGAAAGGATACCATCAACGCCTATCTGGCGAGCTTCGGCAAGCCCGAGTGGAAGCCTTGA